A genomic stretch from Mya arenaria isolate MELC-2E11 chromosome 10, ASM2691426v1 includes:
- the LOC128206177 gene encoding RCC1-like G exchanging factor-like protein, with translation MSTLRGHAVLSKLYRGGCSLCGQVRYASREEKRQARTEEVIQFKAPGTQPAERVYVWGHARTGALGVRTYLRPERRRQHAVTEQPRPARLRFIDENHVEVKDVACGYGFTLFAVERNRIQMVLGTGINTDSQLGFHEFPKNTGRVLDYLIEPVPVAIPGIPEGRERNILQLACGRAHSVILTKHGVFSQGNNAYGQCGRPVVEGEIFNKISNIQKIEGLPDNISKVLCGQDHTLFLTSDGQVFSCGLGADGQTGLETYENVGRPRRLMGDIDGVRITDIASRADCVLAISESGDVFGWGNSEYNQLSMVTQETQVSVPKYLPIKNCGKITQIASGGSSCMVLNEKGEVYVWGFGVLGKGPKVDVLTRPSLLPPPLFGRNELSPDVRVKQIKSGISHFGAVTDAGDLYMWGKGKHGSLGIYKMDVQYFPLKVSIPALIHRVELGVDHTVALCTSYT, from the exons ATGTCAACCTTAAGAGGCCATGCAGTGCTATCCAAGCTGTACCGGGGAGGCTGCTCGCTGTGTGGACAGGTGCGCTATGCAAGTAGGGAGGAGAAACGTCAAGCACGGACGGAAGAAGTGATTCAGTTCAAGGCCCCCGGCACCCAGCCTGCAGAACGAGTGTACGTCTGGGGGCATGCCAGGACTGGAGCCTTAG GAGTGAGGACGTACCTTCGCCCAGAGCGTAGAAGACAGCACGCTGTGACAGAGCAGCCCCGTCCAGCACGCCTGCGATTCATTGATGAAAACCATGTAGAG GTGAAAGATGTTGCATGTGGCTATGGATTCACACTGTTTGCTGTTGAAAGAAACAGAATACAGATGGTCCTTGGCACTGGGATCAATACAGACTCACAGCTGGGATTCCATGAGTTTCCTAAAAATACAG GCCGAGTGTTGGACTATCTGATAGAGCCAGTGCCGGTTGCTATCCCCGGAATTCCGGAGGGGAGGGAGAGGAATATTCTACAGCTAGCCTGTGGCCGGGCACACAGTGTAATTCTCACAAAACACGGAG TGTTTTCCCAGGGTAACAATGCCTATGGCCAGTGTGGGAGACCAGTAGTGGAAGGGGAAATCTTCAA CAAAATTTCCAACATTCAGAAGATAGAGGGACTTCCAGATAACATTTCCAAG GTATTATGTGGACAGGACCACACATTGTTTCTCACCTCGGATGGCCAGGTTTTCTCCTGTGGCCTTGGTGCAGACGGACAGACGG GGCTGGAAACATATGAAAATGTTGGAAGACCCAGGAGATTAATGGGTGACATAGATGGAGTCAGAATCACAGACATTGCATCCCGGGCGGACTGCGTACTAGCTATATCAGAATCAGGAGATGTGTTTGGCTGGGGAAACTCAGAGTACAATCAGTTGTCAATGGTGACGCAGGAAACACAAGTCAGTGTTCCAAAATATTTGCCAATTAAGAATTGTGGGAAGATTACACAGATTGCTAGTGGAGGATCTTCATGTATGGTTTTAAATG AAAAGGGTGAAGTGTATGTGTGGGGTTTCGGTGTGCTGGGAAAGGGACCCAAGGTGGACGTTCTCACACGCCCGAGTCTCCTGCCACCCCCACTCTTCGGAAGGAATGAACTCAGCCCAGATGTTAGAGTCAAACAAATCAAAAGTGGGATAAGCCACTTTGGTGCAGTCACAG ACGCTGGTGACCTGTACATGTGGGGGAAGGGTAAACACGGCTCTCTCGGCATCTACAAGATGGATGTACAGTATTTCCCACTGAAG GTGTCCATACCAGCGCTGATACACAGAGTTGAGCTGGGTGTGGATCATACAGTTGCTCTGTGTACCTCATATACCTGA